A section of the Streptomyces sp. V3I8 genome encodes:
- a CDS encoding DUF3093 domain-containing protein, translated as MQPSAPPYEERLTTPRSWWLVCLLVGISMALILLPFGTLPLLGGLVGGTAVAAVVASSYGSARIRVVGGSLIAGEARIPVTALGEAHVLDAEEARAWRTFKADARAYMLLRAYIPTALRVDITDPADPTPYVYLSTRDPEGLATALTAARTAA; from the coding sequence ATGCAGCCTTCCGCCCCGCCGTACGAAGAACGTCTCACCACACCGCGCTCCTGGTGGCTCGTCTGCCTGCTGGTGGGCATCTCGATGGCCCTGATCCTGCTCCCCTTCGGCACACTGCCGCTCCTGGGCGGCCTGGTCGGCGGCACGGCGGTGGCGGCGGTGGTGGCCAGTTCGTACGGCTCCGCGCGGATCCGGGTGGTGGGCGGCTCGCTGATCGCGGGCGAGGCCCGGATCCCCGTCACCGCCCTGGGCGAGGCCCACGTCCTCGACGCCGAGGAGGCCCGTGCCTGGCGCACGTTCAAGGCCGACGCGCGTGCCTACATGCTGCTGCGGGCCTACATCCCGACGGCCCTGCGCGTGGACATCACCGACCCGGCGGATCCGACCCCGTACGTGTATCTGTCGACGCGCGACCCCGAGGGCCTGGCGACGGCACTGACCGCGGCACGCACGGCCGCGTAG
- a CDS encoding HAMP domain-containing sensor histidine kinase — protein MTTTPAPPKAPPKPTWDPRKPEQPFPWLRPTIRIRLTLLYGGMFLIAGILLLSIIYLLAAQALHEGSGVDFSVTGNNLSLTSDTCPQLSGAGSNQQLNTMLKECTAAQRQHALDGLLSRSLMALLGLAVIAFAFGYAMAGRVLSPLGRITRTARAVAGSDLSRRIELDGPDDELKELADTFDDMLERLQRAFTAQQRFVGNASHELRTPLAINRTLLEVHLSDPGAPMELQQLGKTLLATNERSEQLVEGLLLLARSDNQIVERKPVDLAEVASQAIDQVRGEADLKGVEVRGEQAAAVVQGNGVLLERIALNLVQNAVRYNVAEGGWVEVVTEVRHGQAVLTVSNTGPVVPAYEVDNLFEPFRRLRTERTGSDKGVGLGLSIARSVARAHGGHIFAEPREGGGLVMRVALPI, from the coding sequence ATGACCACGACACCCGCTCCGCCCAAGGCGCCACCGAAACCCACCTGGGACCCGCGGAAACCGGAGCAGCCGTTCCCCTGGCTGCGCCCGACCATCCGCATACGGCTCACGCTGCTGTACGGCGGGATGTTCCTGATCGCGGGCATCCTGCTGCTGTCGATCATCTACCTGCTGGCGGCCCAGGCCCTGCACGAGGGCAGCGGCGTCGACTTCTCGGTGACCGGCAACAACCTCTCGCTCACCAGTGACACCTGTCCGCAACTGAGCGGGGCGGGCAGCAACCAGCAGCTGAACACGATGCTCAAGGAGTGCACCGCCGCTCAGCGCCAGCACGCCCTGGACGGTCTGCTCAGCCGCTCGCTGATGGCGCTGCTCGGCCTCGCCGTGATCGCGTTCGCCTTCGGGTACGCGATGGCCGGCCGGGTGCTCTCGCCGCTGGGCCGGATCACCCGCACCGCGCGCGCGGTGGCGGGCTCGGACCTGTCCCGGCGGATCGAGCTGGACGGCCCCGACGACGAGCTCAAGGAGCTGGCGGACACCTTCGACGACATGCTGGAGCGGCTGCAGCGGGCCTTCACGGCCCAGCAGCGGTTCGTCGGGAACGCCTCGCACGAGCTGCGGACACCCCTCGCGATCAACCGCACCCTCCTGGAGGTGCACCTGTCGGATCCGGGCGCTCCCATGGAACTGCAGCAGCTGGGCAAGACCCTGCTGGCCACCAACGAGCGCAGCGAGCAGCTCGTCGAGGGTCTGCTGCTGCTCGCCCGCAGCGACAACCAGATCGTCGAGCGCAAGCCGGTGGACCTCGCCGAGGTCGCCTCGCAGGCCATAGACCAGGTGCGTGGCGAGGCGGACCTGAAGGGCGTCGAGGTGCGCGGTGAGCAGGCCGCGGCGGTCGTCCAGGGCAACGGCGTCCTCCTGGAGCGGATCGCCCTGAACCTCGTCCAGAACGCCGTGCGGTACAACGTGGCCGAGGGCGGCTGGGTCGAGGTCGTCACGGAGGTGCGGCACGGCCAGGCGGTCCTCACGGTGTCGAACACGGGCCCCGTGGTCCCCGCCTACGAGGTCGACAATCTTTTCGAGCCCTTCCGGCGGCTGCGGACCGAGCGGACGGGCAGCGACAAGGGCGTGGGCCTCGGACTGTCCATCGCCAGGTCGGTGGCCCGCGCCCACGGCGGTCACATCTTCGCGGAACCGCGTGAGGGAGGGGGCCTGGTGATGCGCGTCGCCCTGCCTATCTGA
- a CDS encoding ferrochelatase produces MRDALDATPYDALLLLSFGGPEGPDEVVPFLENVTRGRGIPKERLKEVGQHYFLFGGVSPINDQNRALLDALRKDFAEHGLGLPVYWGNRNWGPYLTDTLREAVADGRRRILVLATSAYASYSGCRQYREDLAGALATLEGEGLELPRIDKIRHYFNHPGFVEPMVEGILASLAELPEDVRAGAHIAFTTHSIPTSAADTSGPPQGHGDGGAYVRQHLDVARLIADAVRERTGTDHPWQLVYQSRSGAPHIPWLEPDICDHLEERHGAGVPAVVMAPIGFVSDHMEVLYDLDTEATAKAAELGLPVRRAATVGADPRFAAAIRDLVLERAATENGRNVPPCALGALGPSHDLCPAGCCPARTPKPAAAGADSPYA; encoded by the coding sequence ATGCGAGACGCCCTCGATGCCACTCCCTACGACGCCCTGCTCCTGCTCTCCTTCGGCGGCCCCGAGGGTCCCGACGAGGTGGTCCCGTTCCTGGAGAACGTGACGCGCGGCCGGGGCATCCCCAAGGAACGCCTCAAGGAAGTGGGGCAGCACTACTTCCTGTTCGGCGGAGTCAGCCCGATCAACGACCAGAACCGCGCCCTGCTGGACGCCCTGCGCAAGGACTTCGCGGAGCACGGCCTCGGCCTGCCGGTGTACTGGGGCAACCGGAACTGGGGCCCCTACCTGACGGACACGCTGCGCGAGGCGGTCGCCGACGGCCGCCGCCGCATCCTGGTGCTGGCCACGAGCGCGTACGCCTCGTACTCGGGCTGCCGGCAGTACCGCGAGGATCTGGCCGGGGCCCTGGCGACCCTGGAGGGCGAGGGCCTGGAGCTGCCGAGGATCGACAAGATCCGGCACTACTTCAACCACCCGGGCTTCGTCGAGCCGATGGTCGAGGGCATCCTCGCGTCCCTCGCCGAGCTTCCCGAGGACGTCCGCGCGGGCGCGCACATCGCCTTCACGACCCACTCGATCCCGACGTCCGCGGCGGACACCTCCGGGCCGCCGCAGGGCCACGGCGACGGCGGGGCGTACGTGCGCCAACACCTGGACGTCGCCCGTCTCATCGCCGACGCGGTGCGCGAGCGGACCGGGACCGACCACCCGTGGCAGCTGGTCTACCAGTCGCGCTCGGGGGCCCCGCACATCCCGTGGCTGGAGCCGGACATCTGCGACCACCTGGAGGAGCGGCACGGGGCCGGTGTCCCGGCCGTCGTCATGGCCCCCATCGGGTTCGTCTCGGACCACATGGAGGTCCTGTACGACCTCGACACGGAGGCCACGGCGAAGGCCGCGGAGCTGGGGCTTCCCGTGCGCCGCGCGGCCACCGTCGGCGCCGACCCGCGGTTCGCCGCCGCGATCCGCGACCTCGTCCTGGAGCGGGCCGCCACCGAGAACGGCAGAAACGTCCCGCCCTGCGCGCTCGGCGCCCTGGGCCCGAGCCACGACCTCTGCCCCGCGGGCTGCTGCCCGGCCCGCACCCCCAAGCCCGCCGCCGCGGGCGCCGACAGCCCGTACGCATGA
- a CDS encoding D-arabinono-1,4-lactone oxidase — MKSTASGKSGTWRNWAGNVTARPAREVAPASVEELSATVRKAAQDGLRVKAVGTGHSFTAAAATDGVLIRPHLLTGIRRIDREGGTVTVEAGTPLKRLNLALAREGLSLTNMGDIMDQTVSGATSTGTHGTGRDSASLAAQIKGLELVTADGSVLTCSEKENPDVFAAARVGIGALGVITAITFSVEPLFLLTAREEPMSFDEVTGSFDELFAENEHFEFYWFPHTGNCNTKRNNRSAGPERPVGTVRGFYEDEFLSNGLFRAVNHVGRAVPASIPSIARISSRALSARTYTDIPHKVFTSPRRVRFTEMEYAVPRAAAMEALRELKAMVDRSPLRISFPVEVRTAPGDDITLSTASGRDSAYIAVHMFRGTPYQAYFSAAERIFTAHGGRPHWGKVHTRDAEYLADVYPRFGEFTRLRDRLDPERRFGNDYLRRVLGE; from the coding sequence ATGAAGAGCACAGCGAGCGGGAAGAGCGGCACCTGGCGTAACTGGGCCGGGAACGTCACCGCCCGTCCGGCCCGGGAGGTCGCTCCGGCCTCCGTCGAGGAACTCTCCGCCACCGTGCGCAAGGCGGCGCAGGACGGGCTGAGGGTCAAGGCCGTCGGTACCGGCCACTCCTTCACCGCGGCCGCGGCGACCGACGGCGTGCTGATCCGCCCTCATCTGCTGACCGGCATCCGCAGGATCGACCGCGAGGGCGGCACCGTCACGGTGGAGGCCGGCACGCCGCTCAAGCGCCTCAACCTGGCCCTGGCCCGTGAGGGACTGTCGCTCACGAACATGGGCGACATCATGGACCAGACGGTGTCGGGCGCGACCAGCACCGGCACGCACGGCACCGGCCGCGACTCCGCCTCGCTCGCCGCCCAGATCAAGGGCCTCGAACTGGTGACCGCCGACGGCTCGGTCCTCACCTGCTCGGAGAAGGAGAACCCCGACGTCTTCGCGGCGGCCCGGGTCGGGATCGGCGCCCTGGGCGTCATCACCGCGATCACCTTCTCCGTGGAGCCCCTCTTTCTCCTCACCGCCCGCGAGGAGCCGATGAGCTTCGACGAGGTGACGGGTTCCTTCGACGAACTGTTCGCGGAGAACGAGCACTTCGAGTTCTACTGGTTCCCGCACACCGGCAACTGCAACACCAAGCGCAACAACCGCAGCGCGGGTCCGGAGCGGCCGGTCGGCACCGTCCGGGGCTTCTACGAGGACGAGTTCCTCTCCAACGGCCTCTTCCGTGCCGTCAACCACGTGGGCCGGGCGGTCCCTGCCTCGATCCCCTCGATCGCCCGGATCTCCAGCCGCGCGCTGTCCGCGCGCACCTACACCGACATTCCCCACAAGGTCTTCACTTCTCCGCGCCGGGTGCGCTTCACGGAGATGGAATACGCCGTTCCGCGAGCCGCCGCCATGGAGGCACTGCGCGAACTGAAGGCCATGGTCGACCGTTCACCACTGCGCATCAGCTTTCCGGTGGAGGTGCGCACGGCCCCCGGGGACGACATCACCCTCTCCACCGCGTCCGGCCGGGACAGCGCGTACATCGCGGTCCACATGTTCCGGGGGACGCCGTACCAGGCGTACTTCAGCGCCGCCGAGCGGATCTTCACCGCGCACGGGGGGCGGCCCCACTGGGGCAAGGTCCACACCCGCGACGCCGAGTACCTGGCCGACGTCTATCCGCGCTTCGGCGAGTTCACCCGGCTGCGCGACCGGCTCGACCCGGAACGGCGGTTCGGGAACGACTACCTGCGCCGGGTGCTCGGCGAGTAG
- a CDS encoding response regulator transcription factor, which yields MRVLVVEDEQLLADAVATGLRREAMAVDVVYDGAAALERIGVNDYDVVVLDRDLPLVHGDDVCRRIVELGMPTRVLMLTASGDVSDRVEGLEIGADDYLPKPFAFSELTARVRALGRRTSMPLPPVLERAGIKLDPNRREVFRDGKEVQLAPKEFAVLEVLLRSEGAVVSAEQLLEKAWDENTDPFTNVVRVTVMTLRRKLGEPPVIVTVPGSGYRI from the coding sequence GTGCGTGTACTCGTCGTCGAGGACGAGCAGCTGCTCGCCGATGCGGTGGCCACCGGACTGCGCCGGGAGGCCATGGCCGTCGACGTCGTGTACGACGGCGCGGCCGCCCTGGAGCGCATCGGCGTCAACGACTACGACGTGGTCGTCCTGGACCGCGACCTGCCGCTGGTGCACGGCGACGACGTCTGCCGCCGGATCGTCGAGCTCGGCATGCCGACCCGCGTGCTGATGCTGACGGCCTCCGGAGACGTCAGCGACCGGGTCGAGGGCCTGGAGATCGGCGCCGACGACTACCTCCCCAAGCCCTTCGCGTTCAGCGAGCTGACGGCACGCGTGCGTGCCCTCGGCCGGCGTACGAGCATGCCCCTGCCGCCCGTCCTGGAGCGGGCCGGGATCAAGCTCGACCCCAACCGCCGCGAGGTCTTCCGTGACGGCAAGGAGGTCCAGCTCGCGCCCAAGGAGTTCGCCGTCCTGGAGGTACTGCTGCGCAGCGAGGGCGCGGTCGTCTCCGCCGAGCAGCTCCTGGAGAAGGCCTGGGACGAGAACACCGACCCGTTCACCAACGTCGTGCGCGTCACGGTGATGACCCTGCGCCGCAAGCTCGGCGAGCCGCCGGTCATCGTCACTGTGCCGGGTTCCGGGTACCGGATCTGA
- a CDS encoding DUF4193 domain-containing protein, producing MATDYDTPRKTDDDVDSDSLEELKARRNDKSTSAVDVDEFEAAEGLELPGADLSNEELAVRVLPKQQDEFTCMSCFLVHHRSQLAREKNGQPICRDCD from the coding sequence ATGGCAACGGATTACGACACCCCACGCAAGACCGACGACGACGTCGATTCGGACAGCCTTGAAGAACTGAAGGCTCGCCGGAACGACAAGTCGACCTCGGCGGTCGACGTGGACGAGTTCGAGGCCGCCGAAGGCCTGGAACTGCCCGGAGCGGACCTCTCGAACGAGGAGCTGGCCGTCCGGGTCCTGCCGAAGCAGCAGGACGAGTTCACCTGCATGAGCTGCTTCCTGGTCCACCACCGCAGCCAGCTGGCCCGCGAGAAGAACGGCCAGCCGATCTGCCGCGACTGCGACTGA
- the dut gene encoding dUTP diphosphatase: MTSAQAPLGVLIKRVDPDVPLPQYACPGDAGADLRTTESHVLEPGERAVLPTGVCIALPEGYAAFVHPRSGLAARCGVALVNAPGTVDAGYRGEIKVIVVNLDPRESVRFERFDRIAQLVVQQVEKVRFQEVLELPDSARAAGGFGSTGGHAAVGGTSGGNRYASVVSDREGQ; this comes from the coding sequence GTGACCTCGGCGCAGGCCCCCCTGGGCGTGCTGATCAAGCGTGTCGATCCGGACGTACCCCTTCCGCAATACGCGTGTCCCGGCGACGCGGGCGCGGACCTGCGCACCACCGAGAGCCACGTGCTGGAGCCGGGCGAACGGGCCGTGCTCCCCACCGGGGTGTGCATCGCGCTCCCCGAGGGGTACGCGGCCTTCGTGCACCCCCGTTCCGGGCTCGCCGCCCGCTGCGGTGTCGCCCTCGTGAATGCCCCGGGGACGGTTGATGCCGGGTACCGTGGGGAGATCAAGGTGATCGTGGTGAATCTCGACCCGCGCGAGTCCGTGCGGTTCGAGCGCTTCGACCGGATTGCCCAACTGGTCGTCCAGCAGGTCGAGAAGGTGCGCTTCCAGGAGGTTCTGGAACTCCCCGACTCGGCGCGGGCCGCAGGGGGCTTCGGGTCCACCGGCGGTCATGCCGCGGTGGGCGGCACATCGGGTGGGAATCGATACGCTTCGGTCGTATCCGACCGGGAAGGACAGTGA
- the sepH gene encoding septation protein SepH, whose translation MPELRVVAVSNDGTRLVLKAADSTEYTLPIDERLRAAVRGDRPRLGQIEIEVESHLRPRDIQARIRAGASAEEVAQLAGIPVDRVRRFEGPVLAERAFMAERARKTPVRRPGETTGPQLGEAVQERLVLRGADKETVQWDSWRRDDGTWEVLLVYRVASEPHAASWTYDPPRRLVQAVDDEARSLIGESDDLAAAEPSFPFVPRIARLPRDRPLDRALDRQIERPSLPGPPSEADLEESAGERDSLTSLLEAVPSFRGDMVVPERPSAAPAASAASTTSATDLPETEEPPVEEPEVEEPAVPAASAGSAYADVLMPRAVASHRERLVGATDRQAEADGVRPGRRAAVPSWDEIVFGTRRKKQD comes from the coding sequence ATGCCCGAACTGCGTGTCGTGGCCGTCTCCAACGACGGCACACGGCTGGTGCTGAAGGCTGCGGACAGCACGGAGTACACGCTTCCGATTGACGAGCGTCTACGCGCCGCCGTACGCGGCGACCGTCCCCGCCTCGGCCAGATCGAGATCGAGGTGGAGAGCCATCTCCGCCCCCGAGACATCCAGGCGCGCATACGTGCGGGAGCGTCCGCCGAAGAGGTCGCCCAACTCGCCGGCATCCCCGTCGACCGGGTGCGCCGCTTCGAGGGTCCCGTGCTCGCCGAGCGCGCCTTCATGGCGGAGCGGGCCCGCAAGACCCCCGTCCGCCGCCCCGGCGAAACGACCGGCCCCCAGCTCGGCGAAGCGGTGCAGGAACGTCTCGTACTGCGCGGCGCCGACAAGGAGACCGTCCAGTGGGACTCCTGGCGCCGCGACGACGGCACCTGGGAGGTCCTGCTGGTCTACCGGGTGGCGAGCGAACCGCATGCGGCGAGCTGGACGTACGACCCGCCCCGGCGGCTCGTCCAGGCCGTCGACGACGAGGCGCGCTCGCTGATCGGTGAGTCCGACGACCTCGCCGCGGCCGAGCCGAGCTTCCCGTTCGTGCCGCGCATCGCCCGGCTGCCCCGCGACCGGCCGCTGGACCGCGCCCTGGACCGGCAGATCGAGCGGCCGAGCCTGCCCGGACCGCCCTCCGAGGCGGATCTCGAGGAGAGCGCCGGCGAACGCGACTCGCTGACCAGCCTCCTGGAGGCGGTGCCCAGCTTCCGCGGTGACATGGTCGTGCCCGAGCGGCCCTCGGCCGCGCCCGCCGCCTCGGCGGCCTCCACGACCTCGGCCACGGACCTTCCGGAGACGGAGGAACCGCCCGTCGAGGAGCCCGAGGTGGAGGAACCGGCGGTCCCCGCGGCCTCGGCCGGCTCCGCCTACGCGGACGTACTCATGCCGCGCGCGGTGGCCAGCCACCGGGAGCGGCTCGTCGGAGCCACCGACCGGCAGGCCGAGGCGGACGGCGTCCGTCCGGGACGCAGAGCGGCCGTACCGAGCTGGGACGAGATCGTCTTCGGGACACGCAGGAAGAAGCAGGACTGA
- a CDS encoding inositol monophosphatase family protein has product MRSPVTATANDELKAELLDIALDAAHRAGAFLRDGRPDDLGVAATKSSAVDVVTEMDIASEKLITGLLAEVRPDDGVLGEEGADIAGTSGVQWVIDPIDGTVNYLYGLPSWAVSIAARKDGETLVGVVHAPMRGETYRAVLGGGAYVNDRPARVRPAPELALALVGTGFGYLADRRTRQAEVVGQLISQVRDIRRGGSAAIDLCDVATGRLDAYYERGLNPWDYAAGDLIAREAGALTGGRPGDPLSTDLTVAAPPGLFEPLQSRLDELGAWHD; this is encoded by the coding sequence ATGAGGAGCCCCGTGACCGCCACAGCGAACGACGAGCTGAAGGCCGAGCTGCTGGACATAGCGCTGGACGCGGCCCACCGCGCGGGCGCCTTCCTGCGGGACGGCCGCCCCGACGACCTGGGCGTGGCGGCGACCAAGTCCAGCGCGGTCGACGTCGTCACCGAGATGGACATCGCCTCCGAGAAGCTGATCACCGGTCTGCTGGCCGAGGTGCGGCCGGACGACGGCGTGCTCGGCGAGGAGGGCGCCGACATCGCGGGCACCAGCGGCGTCCAGTGGGTGATCGACCCGATCGACGGGACGGTCAACTATCTGTACGGGCTGCCCAGCTGGGCCGTGTCCATCGCGGCCCGCAAGGACGGCGAGACCCTCGTCGGCGTCGTCCACGCCCCGATGCGCGGGGAGACCTACCGGGCCGTGCTCGGCGGCGGAGCGTACGTGAACGACCGTCCCGCGCGCGTGCGGCCGGCCCCCGAGCTCGCGCTGGCCCTGGTCGGCACCGGCTTCGGCTACCTCGCGGACCGCAGGACCCGCCAGGCCGAGGTGGTCGGGCAGCTGATCTCCCAGGTCCGCGACATCCGCCGCGGCGGCTCGGCCGCGATCGACCTGTGCGACGTGGCGACGGGGCGGCTGGACGCCTACTACGAGCGCGGGCTGAACCCCTGGGACTACGCCGCCGGTGACCTGATCGCCCGGGAGGCCGGCGCGCTGACCGGCGGACGCCCCGGCGACCCCCTCTCGACCGACCTGACGGTGGCCGCCCCGCCCGGCCTCTTCGAACCCCTGCAGTCCCGTCTCGACGAACTCGGCGCCTGGCACGACTGA
- a CDS encoding PaaI family thioesterase has product MSGTSSALRPPADAVAPVRHPDAPAPGELLGAHYEQCFGCGGGQPHGLHLESRAGDGVRITAEFTVRPAHQGAPGLAHGGILASALDETLGSLNWLLRTIAVTGRLETDFVRPVPVGTVLHLEAEVTAVAGRKIYSTATGRIGGPDGPVAVRADALFIEVKVDHFVDNGRQEEIRAAMDDPDTVRRARAFEVNP; this is encoded by the coding sequence GTGAGTGGTACATCTTCGGCCCTGCGGCCCCCTGCCGATGCCGTGGCGCCGGTGCGCCATCCCGACGCCCCGGCCCCGGGCGAGCTGCTGGGCGCGCACTACGAGCAGTGTTTCGGCTGCGGCGGCGGACAGCCGCACGGACTGCACCTGGAGTCCCGGGCGGGCGACGGCGTACGGATCACCGCCGAGTTCACCGTGCGGCCCGCGCACCAGGGCGCACCGGGCCTCGCGCACGGCGGAATCCTGGCCAGCGCACTCGACGAGACCCTCGGCTCGCTGAACTGGCTGCTGCGCACCATCGCGGTGACCGGCCGGCTCGAGACCGACTTCGTACGGCCCGTGCCCGTGGGCACCGTGCTGCACCTGGAGGCCGAGGTCACGGCGGTGGCGGGGCGCAAGATCTACTCGACCGCCACCGGACGCATCGGCGGCCCCGACGGACCCGTCGCCGTCCGTGCGGACGCCCTCTTCATCGAGGTGAAGGTCGACCACTTCGTGGACAACGGCCGCCAGGAGGAGATCCGGGCGGCCATGGACGACCCCGACACGGTCCGCCGTGCCCGTGCCTTCGAGGTGAACCCGTGA
- a CDS encoding DUF3710 domain-containing protein, with protein sequence MFGRRKKGSAAEDAAGEAGQVVDGVDSEADGTERERVRLEPEPRPDGPWDSTEVRDPADGRVDLGGLFVPGVDGMELRVEVAGDAIVAATVVLKDSAVQLQAFAAPKREGIWGEVREEIATGITQQGGVIDEVEGPLGWELRAQVPVQLPDGTGGFQVVRFIGVDGPRWFLRGVISGQGAVQPQAAGLLEQIFRDTVVVRGEGPMAPRDPIVLKLPDDAQMVAEGVQQEEQAGSRFSGGMGQLQRGPEITEVR encoded by the coding sequence GTGTTCGGACGTCGCAAGAAGGGCAGCGCCGCCGAGGACGCGGCGGGCGAGGCCGGGCAGGTCGTCGACGGTGTCGACAGCGAGGCGGACGGGACGGAGCGCGAGCGCGTGAGGCTCGAGCCGGAGCCGCGCCCCGACGGTCCCTGGGACAGCACCGAGGTGCGCGACCCGGCCGACGGCCGGGTCGACCTGGGCGGTCTCTTCGTGCCCGGGGTCGACGGCATGGAGCTCCGGGTGGAGGTCGCGGGCGACGCGATCGTCGCGGCCACCGTGGTGCTCAAGGACAGCGCCGTCCAACTGCAGGCCTTCGCCGCTCCCAAGCGGGAGGGCATCTGGGGCGAGGTGCGCGAGGAGATCGCCACCGGCATCACGCAGCAGGGCGGTGTCATCGACGAGGTCGAGGGTCCGCTGGGCTGGGAGCTGCGCGCCCAGGTACCGGTGCAGCTGCCGGACGGGACCGGCGGCTTCCAGGTCGTCCGGTTCATCGGTGTGGACGGGCCCCGCTGGTTCCTGCGCGGAGTGATCTCCGGGCAGGGCGCGGTGCAGCCGCAGGCCGCCGGTCTGCTGGAGCAGATCTTCCGGGACACCGTGGTGGTCCGCGGGGAGGGCCCGATGGCCCCGCGCGACCCGATCGTCCTGAAACTGCCCGACGACGCGCAGATGGTCGCGGAGGGTGTGCAGCAGGAGGAGCAGGCGGGTTCCCGCTTCTCCGGCGGCATGGGGCAGTTGCAGCGCGGGCCGGAGATCACCGAGGTCCGCTAG
- a CDS encoding MFS transporter, whose product MPSPYRALFAAPGSRGFTTAGLLGRMPLSMMGIGVVTMISQVTGRYGLAGALSATVALSAAALGPQISRLVDRYGQRRVLRPATLSALTASAGLLLTVRLDGPDWVLFLCSAGIGCVPSVGAMTRARWALIYRGRPELHTAYAFESVVDEICFIFGPIISIGLCTVWFPEAGPLLAALFLAAGVFWLTSQRATEPPPHPRGHHTGGSALRSAGLQVLVATFVATGAIFGAVDVVTVAFAEEEGHKGAASVVLAVYAAGSCAAGAVFGLLRLSGAPARRWAVGICAMAVSMIPLLLVGNLPFLAVALFVAGLSIAPTMITTMALVELHVPRAKLTEGMTWVSTGLAVGVALGSSLSGWVIDAAGARAGYGVPVAAGAVAVVVGFLGYRRLSRPVPQRGGTHEEHSEREERHLA is encoded by the coding sequence GTGCCCAGCCCCTACCGCGCCCTGTTCGCCGCCCCCGGCTCCAGGGGCTTCACCACCGCGGGCCTCCTCGGCCGGATGCCGTTGTCGATGATGGGCATCGGCGTGGTCACGATGATCTCCCAGGTCACCGGACGGTACGGACTCGCGGGCGCGCTGTCGGCGACCGTCGCGCTGTCGGCAGCGGCACTCGGACCCCAGATCTCCCGCCTGGTGGACCGGTACGGGCAGCGGCGGGTGCTGCGGCCCGCCACCCTGTCCGCGCTCACCGCGTCCGCCGGGCTGCTGCTGACCGTCCGCCTCGACGGGCCGGACTGGGTGCTGTTCCTCTGTTCGGCCGGCATCGGCTGCGTACCGAGTGTCGGGGCGATGACCAGGGCACGCTGGGCGCTGATCTACCGGGGCAGGCCCGAACTCCACACGGCGTACGCCTTCGAGTCCGTCGTCGACGAGATCTGCTTCATCTTCGGGCCGATCATCTCCATCGGCCTGTGCACCGTGTGGTTCCCGGAGGCCGGACCGCTGCTCGCGGCCCTCTTCCTCGCGGCCGGGGTCTTCTGGCTGACGTCCCAGCGGGCCACCGAGCCGCCCCCGCATCCCCGCGGGCACCACACGGGAGGCTCGGCCCTGCGCTCGGCCGGACTGCAGGTCCTGGTGGCCACGTTCGTGGCGACCGGCGCGATCTTCGGCGCGGTCGACGTGGTCACCGTGGCCTTCGCCGAGGAGGAGGGCCACAAGGGGGCGGCGAGCGTCGTCCTGGCCGTCTACGCGGCGGGCTCCTGCGCGGCGGGAGCCGTCTTCGGGCTGCTGCGCCTCTCCGGGGCGCCCGCCCGCCGGTGGGCAGTGGGCATCTGCGCGATGGCCGTGAGTATGATCCCTCTGCTACTGGTCGGGAACCTGCCGTTTCTGGCCGTGGCGCTGTTCGTTGCGGGCCTGTCCATCGCGCCGACGATGATCACGACGATGGCCCTCGTCGAACTGCACGTACCACGCGCGAAACTGACCGAGGGCATGACGTGGGTGAGCACGGGCCTCGCGGTCGGGGTCGCGCTCGGTTCCTCCCTGTCCGGCTGGGTGATCGACGCAGCCGGGGCGCGGGCCGGGTACGGGGTTCCGGTCGCGGCCGGCGCCGTCGCGGTCGTGGTGGGTTTCCTCGGGTATCGCCGGCTCAGCAGGCCGGTTCCGCAGCGGGGAGGGACCCATGAAGAGCACAGCGAGCGGGAAGAGCGGCACCTGGCGTAA